In Blastopirellula sp. J2-11, a single genomic region encodes these proteins:
- a CDS encoding M28 family metallopeptidase, producing the protein MTIDSTEIREHLVKHVDCLAGLIGIRTLHHPAAIEATIAYITQQWTASGYEVQQQSYDALEAQATNLIVETRGSKRPEQIVLLGAHYDSTPTTPGADDNASAVAVMLEVARILAEHQGQRTLRCVAFACEEAPFFNLGAMGSQHHAREARKQNEQIIGMLCLEMVGYFRDDPHSQQIPETIPKIFHPLFPTTGNFLAAVGNLRSWSLNWNFRRGFKQGSQLPLWSLNLPERVREIRRSDNSSFWDQNYPALMLTDTSFLRNPHYHQPTDTPDTLDYDRMTEVTLGVAAAVKRLLG; encoded by the coding sequence ATGACGATCGATTCTACGGAGATTCGCGAACATCTGGTAAAGCACGTCGATTGTCTCGCCGGGCTGATCGGTATTCGGACCCTTCATCATCCGGCGGCGATCGAAGCGACGATCGCCTACATCACGCAGCAGTGGACCGCCAGCGGATACGAAGTGCAGCAGCAGTCGTACGACGCGCTCGAAGCTCAAGCGACCAACCTCATCGTCGAAACCCGCGGCTCGAAACGCCCTGAGCAAATCGTGCTGCTAGGCGCACATTACGATTCGACACCCACCACGCCCGGCGCGGATGACAACGCGTCGGCCGTTGCGGTCATGTTAGAAGTCGCGCGGATCTTGGCGGAACATCAGGGTCAAAGAACCCTGCGCTGCGTCGCGTTCGCCTGTGAAGAGGCGCCCTTTTTCAACTTGGGAGCGATGGGAAGCCAGCATCATGCGCGCGAAGCGCGCAAGCAAAACGAGCAGATCATCGGCATGCTTTGTCTCGAAATGGTCGGCTACTTTCGGGACGATCCCCACTCGCAGCAGATCCCCGAGACGATCCCCAAAATCTTTCACCCCCTCTTTCCCACGACCGGCAACTTCCTGGCCGCGGTCGGCAACCTCCGCTCGTGGAGTTTGAACTGGAACTTCCGCCGCGGTTTCAAGCAAGGATCGCAGCTCCCGCTCTGGTCGCTCAACCTGCCTGAGCGCGTTCGCGAAATCCGCCGCAGCGACAACAGTTCGTTTTGGGATCAAAACTACCCAGCCCTGATGCTGACTGACACCAGCTTCTTGCGAAACCCACACTACCACCAACCGACCGATACCCCAGACACGCTCGACTACGACCGCATGACCGAGGTGACGCTGGGAGTCGCCGCCGCCGTAAAGCGGTTACTGGGGTAG
- a CDS encoding arylsulfatase — MLFAPLLDANQLQAEPSDRPHIILIMVDDMGFSDLGYHGGEIATPNIDALAHSGVRFSQFYNNGRCCPTRATLMTGLYPHQTGIGHMTESPNKEYGAGKPPAYQGFLNHDCVTIAEALKQQGYATLMSGKWHLGYNDPSRWPLQRGFEKYFGCISGATRHFYPEGDRGMTFGNERVPNPESTTDEAFYTTDAFTDYAIRFLQEEQAGQQRPMFLYLAYTAPHWPLQAFEEDIAKYRGKYKLGWDKLREQRFERQKKLGLIAADCELSPRTPQVPAWDQLDPAKQDEMDLKMAVYAAMIDRIDQNIGRLMKHLKESGVDDNTLIFFLSDNGGCQEGGVLGRGEFVNAEKRNLENSNSYGEAWANASNTPFRLYKHFNHEGGTATPFFMRWPAKIAARDAWCAEPAQLIDVMPTILDVAEATYPAKRQGNVIPALDGVSLRPAMQGEPLDRQQPICIEHESNASIRAGDWKLVGRGVAPPRGVQPAKWELYNIVADRTETHNLATEHPEKVRELSQQWNAWAKRVGVYPKLNNR; from the coding sequence ATGCTCTTCGCACCGTTACTTGACGCCAATCAGCTGCAAGCCGAGCCGAGCGATCGCCCCCATATCATTTTGATCATGGTCGATGACATGGGGTTTTCTGATCTTGGTTATCACGGCGGCGAGATCGCTACGCCCAACATCGATGCGCTGGCTCATAGCGGCGTGCGGTTCTCGCAGTTCTATAACAACGGTCGCTGTTGTCCGACCCGGGCGACCTTGATGACCGGACTCTATCCGCATCAGACCGGCATCGGCCACATGACCGAATCACCGAACAAAGAGTATGGCGCCGGCAAACCGCCCGCCTATCAAGGCTTTCTCAATCACGACTGCGTCACGATCGCCGAAGCGCTGAAACAGCAGGGTTATGCAACGCTGATGTCTGGCAAATGGCATTTGGGATACAACGATCCAAGCCGCTGGCCGCTGCAGCGCGGGTTTGAAAAATATTTCGGCTGCATCTCTGGCGCGACGCGCCACTTTTATCCTGAAGGGGATCGCGGCATGACGTTCGGCAATGAGCGCGTTCCCAATCCTGAAAGCACCACCGACGAAGCGTTCTATACAACCGACGCGTTTACGGACTATGCGATTCGCTTTTTGCAGGAAGAGCAGGCCGGTCAGCAGCGTCCGATGTTCCTCTATCTCGCTTACACCGCGCCTCACTGGCCGCTGCAAGCCTTTGAAGAGGATATCGCCAAATACCGCGGCAAGTACAAATTGGGCTGGGACAAGCTGCGCGAACAACGTTTTGAGAGGCAAAAAAAGCTAGGCCTGATCGCCGCTGATTGCGAACTATCGCCGCGAACGCCGCAGGTTCCTGCGTGGGATCAGTTGGACCCCGCCAAGCAAGACGAGATGGATCTGAAGATGGCCGTTTACGCGGCGATGATTGATCGTATCGATCAAAACATCGGACGGCTGATGAAGCATCTAAAAGAATCAGGCGTCGACGACAATACGCTGATCTTCTTTCTCTCCGACAACGGCGGCTGCCAAGAGGGAGGAGTGCTCGGCAGAGGCGAATTTGTGAATGCGGAAAAAAGGAATCTCGAGAATAGCAACAGCTATGGCGAAGCCTGGGCCAACGCCAGCAATACGCCGTTTCGACTCTACAAGCATTTCAATCATGAAGGGGGAACGGCGACTCCCTTTTTTATGCGTTGGCCCGCCAAGATCGCCGCTCGCGACGCTTGGTGCGCAGAGCCTGCCCAGTTGATCGATGTGATGCCCACCATCTTGGATGTTGCTGAAGCGACCTATCCGGCCAAGCGCCAAGGCAACGTGATTCCGGCGCTCGACGGCGTTTCGTTACGACCGGCGATGCAGGGCGAACCGCTCGATCGGCAACAGCCGATCTGTATCGAGCATGAATCGAACGCGTCGATTCGCGCCGGCGATTGGAAACTGGTCGGCCGCGGAGTTGCTCCGCCGCGCGGCGTTCAACCGGCCAAATGGGAGTTGTACAACATCGTCGCCGATCGGACTGAGACGCATAATCTGGCGACTGAACATCCTGAAAAGGTGCGCGAGCTTTCGCAGCAGTGGAACGCCTGGGCGAAACGCGTCGGCGTCTATCCGAAGTTGAATAACCGCTAA
- a CDS encoding TIM barrel protein, which produces MTRRRFLQHSSAAGALAGLGSAHLHAADALVSGLPCANALNWRVGFATYSFRTVSVFEALEKTAATGLHYAELFAWQPLSPDNPHARPTAELSATLKQDLKKKAADLGVKIIGIYSKLENPESTKAMFDFASEMDMEVIVGEPPLDLMDTIEELTEKYKVDFALHNHPKPSRYWNPEIGLAALEMRSDRMGFCCDTGHWCRSGLDPVEMLQKIGPRVKTFHLKDLNQFGVLGAKDVIWGEGEGRVAAILAEVKRSDIPKPYFSIEWERDPNEPIQTHAKSAEFFEKVACAYRT; this is translated from the coding sequence ATGACGAGACGCCGATTTCTCCAGCATAGTTCAGCCGCCGGCGCTCTGGCCGGTCTGGGCAGTGCCCATCTTCATGCCGCAGATGCGCTGGTGAGCGGTCTTCCGTGCGCCAACGCACTGAACTGGCGCGTCGGGTTTGCGACTTATTCCTTCCGCACGGTTAGCGTGTTTGAAGCTTTGGAGAAGACCGCCGCGACGGGACTTCACTACGCGGAGTTGTTTGCCTGGCAACCACTGAGTCCGGACAATCCCCATGCGCGGCCTACGGCCGAGCTTTCGGCGACATTGAAGCAGGACTTAAAGAAGAAAGCCGCGGACCTGGGCGTCAAAATCATCGGCATCTACAGCAAACTGGAGAATCCAGAATCAACGAAAGCCATGTTTGACTTCGCCTCAGAGATGGATATGGAAGTGATCGTTGGCGAACCTCCGCTGGACTTGATGGACACGATTGAAGAACTCACCGAGAAGTACAAGGTCGATTTCGCATTGCACAACCATCCGAAACCTTCGCGCTACTGGAATCCTGAAATCGGTCTTGCCGCACTGGAGATGCGCTCTGATCGAATGGGGTTTTGCTGCGATACGGGACATTGGTGCCGCTCTGGACTCGATCCGGTCGAAATGCTCCAGAAGATTGGCCCGCGGGTGAAGACGTTTCATCTCAAGGACTTGAATCAGTTCGGCGTTCTTGGTGCGAAAGACGTGATTTGGGGAGAAGGCGAAGGACGCGTCGCCGCAATTCTGGCGGAGGTCAAGCGAAGCGACATCCCGAAACCCTATTTCAGCATCGAATGGGAGCGCGATCCCAACGAGCCGATTCAGACCCATGCGAAATCGGCGGAATTTTTTGAAAAGGTTGCCTGTGCTTATCGCACGTAG
- a CDS encoding DUF1559 domain-containing protein produces the protein MSIRSNHDSQGFTLIELLVVIAIIGVLIALLLPAVQQAREAARRMQCTNQMKQIGLAMHNYFATHTVFPPGKCAEVYSDLGAPPNPGPGGRIGWLPLLLPFIEHSALYDQIRPYLIGTASDYNPSGSPTNWPGAKTELPSFKCPSDPNGSKSLGLTTSGSLSDRIFSNYVTCQGSTGTRLKAADSPTGENDATATRLNGMFYALSKTRIRDVTDGTTNTIMLGEIRLVEDDPSVGYPDGSDFRGYLWNTDGPTTWFSTMSPPNTADPDRIYNCVRTDLAVPCSGQVNKTGYTARLAARSAHTGGVNLGAVDGSIRFVGNTIDLDLYHALGTRSGGETVPSF, from the coding sequence ATGTCAATTCGCAGTAATCATGATTCGCAGGGATTTACGTTGATTGAGTTGCTTGTGGTGATTGCTATTATCGGCGTTCTTATCGCACTTCTGCTGCCGGCAGTCCAGCAAGCCAGAGAGGCGGCGAGAAGAATGCAATGCACGAATCAAATGAAGCAGATCGGCTTGGCGATGCACAATTACTTTGCCACGCATACCGTTTTCCCTCCAGGGAAGTGTGCGGAAGTTTATTCTGATCTTGGAGCTCCGCCCAACCCCGGTCCTGGCGGTCGAATTGGCTGGCTGCCGTTACTTTTGCCATTTATCGAGCACTCGGCCCTTTACGATCAGATAAGGCCTTATCTGATCGGAACCGCGTCGGACTACAATCCCTCGGGATCGCCGACGAATTGGCCCGGGGCGAAGACGGAACTTCCATCGTTCAAATGTCCTAGCGACCCAAATGGGAGCAAGTCGCTCGGCCTGACAACAAGCGGCTCTTTGTCGGATCGTATTTTTAGCAACTATGTTACCTGCCAAGGATCAACCGGCACGCGACTCAAGGCCGCAGATTCCCCGACAGGCGAAAATGACGCTACGGCCACTCGCTTGAATGGCATGTTCTACGCATTGTCCAAAACGCGCATCCGAGATGTTACCGACGGAACGACCAACACGATCATGCTTGGTGAAATACGTTTGGTTGAAGACGATCCCTCCGTCGGCTATCCAGACGGATCAGACTTTCGAGGATATCTCTGGAATACGGATGGGCCCACCACTTGGTTTTCGACCATGTCCCCTCCCAATACGGCGGATCCAGACCGGATCTACAATTGCGTAAGAACCGATTTAGCGGTTCCTTGTTCCGGGCAAGTGAACAAAACGGGCTACACCGCTCGTCTCGCGGCGCGTAGTGCACATACCGGCGGCGTCAATTTGGGAGCGGTGGACGGTTCCATACGATTTGTCGGAAACACGATTGATCTCGATCTTTACCACGCTTTGGGCACGCGCTCTGGCGGCGAGACTGTCCCATCGTTCTGA
- a CDS encoding sulfatase has protein sequence MTFRSALGEERPNVLFISVDDLRPELNCYGQEQIHSPNIDKLASQSALFERAYCMVSVCGASRASMLTGIRPTPQRFTSWTARADEEAPGIVTMNAWFKNHGYHTVSLGKIFNDADDSAAGWSTQPWRLNDEKWPWYAEPENQLLHRKRGAQEPRNRGPAWEAADVADDAYLDGQTAIKATAELRRLAQRQEPFFLAVGFFKPHLPFNAPKKYWDLYPREAIALSENASAPRGAPRISLHNWGEMRRYSNIPRKGAVDDETARSLIHGYFACVSYIDALVGQVLHELERLDLSDKTIVVLWSDHGWNLGEHTLWCKHSCYETSMRIPLLVRLSKQRAALRIVQPVESIALYPTLCELAGLPLPEHLQGSSLVPLLNGSTEDANAIAVGRYGQGDTIRSAQYRYTQYSRVDGKQLGEMLYDHETDPDENQNVSGKPSYGEALQHLQKRLRETTRK, from the coding sequence ATGACTTTCCGGTCGGCCTTGGGGGAAGAGCGTCCGAATGTGCTGTTCATTTCAGTCGATGACCTACGCCCTGAACTGAATTGTTATGGGCAAGAACAGATCCACTCTCCAAATATCGATAAGTTGGCGAGTCAAAGCGCGCTATTCGAGCGAGCCTATTGCATGGTTTCCGTTTGCGGGGCTTCGCGAGCAAGCATGCTCACGGGAATTCGCCCAACGCCGCAACGTTTCACTTCCTGGACAGCCCGAGCGGATGAAGAGGCTCCGGGGATTGTCACCATGAACGCTTGGTTTAAGAACCACGGCTACCATACGGTTTCGTTAGGAAAAATCTTCAATGACGCAGACGACAGCGCTGCAGGATGGAGTACGCAGCCGTGGCGTTTGAACGACGAAAAGTGGCCTTGGTACGCGGAGCCGGAGAATCAACTGCTACATCGAAAGCGTGGAGCACAAGAGCCACGCAATCGCGGCCCCGCCTGGGAAGCGGCTGATGTGGCTGATGACGCCTATCTGGATGGGCAAACGGCAATCAAGGCGACAGCGGAACTGCGGCGACTCGCCCAGCGACAGGAACCGTTTTTTCTCGCAGTCGGTTTCTTCAAGCCGCACCTTCCTTTCAATGCGCCGAAAAAGTACTGGGACCTGTATCCACGAGAGGCAATCGCTCTCTCGGAGAACGCCTCCGCTCCGCGAGGCGCTCCCCGAATTTCGCTTCACAATTGGGGAGAAATGCGGCGTTATTCAAACATCCCGCGAAAAGGCGCGGTCGATGATGAGACGGCCCGAAGTTTAATTCATGGCTATTTTGCCTGCGTCAGTTATATCGACGCATTAGTCGGGCAGGTGCTTCACGAACTCGAACGTCTAGATCTCTCGGACAAGACCATCGTCGTATTGTGGTCGGACCACGGTTGGAACCTGGGCGAGCATACGCTTTGGTGCAAACATAGTTGCTATGAAACTTCCATGCGGATTCCTCTGCTGGTCCGGCTTTCCAAGCAACGAGCGGCGCTGCGCATCGTCCAGCCGGTTGAATCGATCGCCCTCTATCCAACCTTATGCGAATTGGCTGGCCTGCCCCTCCCCGAACATTTGCAGGGCTCTAGTCTTGTGCCGCTATTAAATGGTTCGACCGAAGACGCCAATGCAATCGCAGTCGGTCGATATGGGCAAGGCGATACGATCCGTTCCGCCCAATATCGCTATACCCAATACAGCCGCGTTGATGGAAAACAGCTCGGTGAAATGCTTTATGACCATGAAACGGATCCCGATGAAAATCAGAATGTAAGCGGCAAGCCCTCTTATGGCGAAGCTCTGCAGCATTTGCAAAAACGGTTGCGAGAGACGACTCGAAAATGA
- a CDS encoding Dabb family protein, with the protein MIEHTVTFRLKPSLEPQIVSDFMQVASELANIPGVQEFAIRRQVSPKCAHSFGITMKFDSQATYDHYSSHPMHEAFVKNYWLKHVEDFQEVDFLPLD; encoded by the coding sequence GTGATCGAGCATACGGTTACGTTTCGACTGAAACCGAGCCTAGAGCCGCAGATCGTCAGCGACTTTATGCAGGTCGCCAGCGAACTGGCGAACATCCCTGGGGTGCAAGAGTTCGCCATCCGTCGCCAGGTCAGTCCGAAATGCGCGCATTCGTTCGGAATCACGATGAAGTTCGATAGTCAGGCGACGTACGATCACTATAGTTCGCATCCGATGCACGAAGCGTTTGTGAAAAACTATTGGTTAAAACATGTCGAGGATTTCCAAGAGGTCGATTTTTTGCCGCTGGATTAA